In Aspergillus chevalieri M1 DNA, chromosome 7, nearly complete sequence, the sequence GCTTCCATGTGGATGCACGCGCAGCAACAACCTTTCCAATACAATTCCGGCCGCACCCCACTCGATGACCTGAAAGAACCAAAGGACGCTCATACTCACTCGCCATCAAAGTACCGCCGAGGAGCCGCACTTCCTGGCGCTCATGTTCAATCTCCGCCTCCGTTTTACGGCGCTTTATCGCGCCCTAAGGGCTTTCAGTTACCTTCGACCCAGTGGTCGTCCGACGCTCCGGGGGCGCCCATATGGGTTCACCAAGAGCCGCAAGTCGTGGGAGACCCCTTTGGGGATGCGTACATCATTGATCATCATCGAGGGCCAAGATCATCCCAGAGTGATATCACTATGCCTGACTACCAATCGAGCTCCAGCGGCAGCAGTCGCGCTACTTCCGGCTTTAGTGGCATCAGCTACGAACACAGCAAGCAGCCTAGTATTGCTGGTGTGCTTAACGAAGACCAGTATAGCCGGGTTTTCCGAAATTTCACTCCGCCGAAAGAGCCGCTTTCTGTCCCCAGCTTTGTGCCCGTTGGTTACAAGTCCTCTGCGGAACGTCACAGTCAGAATGCTAGTCGTCAGCCATTGCCTTCGATGATGAAGAGTGTCTCACTGTCTGGAATTCGAGACATATCAGGACACAGCAAC encodes:
- a CDS encoding uncharacterized protein (COG:S;~EggNog:ENOG410PUEP) — translated: MWMHAQQQPFQYNSGRTPLDDLKEPKDAHTHSPSKYRRGAALPGAHVQSPPPFYGALSRPKGFQLPSTQWSSDAPGAPIWVHQEPQVVGDPFGDAYIIDHHRGPRSSQSDITMPDYQSSSSGSSRATSGFSGISYEHSKQPSIAGVLNEDQYSRVFRNFTPPKEPLSVPSFVPVGYKSSAERHSQNASRQPLPSMMKSVSLSGIRDISGHSNKSVITDPFQSLAGSETTEQFYASPEVQSKSRQASLVQGEETPRKGCDRIQQTPTKTPLHTSASLESVL